A stretch of DNA from Dokdonia sp. PRO95:
TTTATGCATCGCGCTAGTGATGTACTCATTACCGTGACCATACATTGCGGTATACCAAGATGCAATACCATCTATATACTCATTACCAGCATCATCATACATCACGGCTCCTTTTGCGCGTGTAATTACAATAGGATTTCGAGCCGTTTGATGTTGCGTGAGTGGGTGCCAGAGGTGCTTGCTGTCTTTTTCTAGTATAGTCACAATTATAAGTTTAGTGCAAAGTTAGTTAAGGTAATTGCCTTCTTAGTTAGAATGGGTTTAAAAATAGTCTAGAGACTTATTACGCTTTCGCGAAAGCGCTCTGCATACTCTGCAATAACATTTTCATCAAAGTAAGGCTCTTCATCAATACGACCTATTACGCTTGCGCCACTCATTTTTTTAATAATAGCCTCTGTGGTAGGATGCTCATCTCCAGAAAATATAATACCACCTATCTCAAGATTACGTGCCTTGAGTAATTCAATAGTCATCAGTGTGTGATTAATACTCCCTAGGTAATGACGCGATACTACAATCACTTTATCTGTTGGCCTTATTACATCTGCAATGGTTTCGGTTTCATTTATAGGGACTAGTAAGCCGCCTGCACCCTCAATTACAAGTGAATTTGTAGTTTCTGGTCTTTTGATTTTATCTACGGTAACGGCTACATTATCTATAGCAGCAGCCGCGTGTGGACTCATAGGTGTCTGTAAAGCAAAACTGTTATCGTGATATTGCGATATTTCATTTTTAACTAATCGCTTGACTTTGTGAGTATCACTATTATCAAGATCTCCTGCCTGTACTGGCTTCCAGTAATCTGCCTGTAAGGCCTCTGTAACAATGGCTGCAGCAACTGTCTTCCCCACATCTGTAGAAATCCCTGTAATGAAATATGTAGCTTGTTTATCTTTCATCCTATATTCTTTTGTAATTCAACAAAGCTCTTTAATGACCGAACTTGTTTAATACTATAATTGGCTTTTTATTAATTCTAGAAGTTCAGTAACTTCATCTTTACTGTTATATGCGTGCAAACAAATACGCAGGCGCTCTTGACCTTGAGGCACTGTGGGCGATAAAATAGGCTTGACGTTAAAGTTGTTTTCTTTTAGCTTTCGCGAAAGCGTCTTTACCGCATCATTACCACGTATCACACCACAATGTATGGCAGAGTCACTATCTATAAAGAGCTTACCTAGAGCTAGTCTTTGTACTTCGGCCTTAAAATGATTTATAAGCTTGCGCAAGTTCACAACCTCTGGCGCATCCTCATTTGTAGGTTCTAACAATTGCTCATAAGCACTTAATATAATCGCAAGTGAATGTGGAGGCAGCCCAGTAGTATAAATAAAAGACCGTGCAAAATTTACCAGATAGCTCCTCAAAGCCTCACTACCTAAAATCGCGGCTCCGTGCGCACCCATCCCTTTACCAAAGGTTATAATGCGTGCAAAAACTTTATCTTCTAGATGGAGTTCTTGTACGAGTCCGGCGCCTTGAGGCCCCAGCACAGCGGTTGCGTGTGCTTCATCTATAATGAGGTGTATGCCATTTTTCATACAGATGTCTGCAATAGCAAGAAGGTCTGGCGTATCACCATCCATAGAAAAAACAGACTCGGTCACAAGGTATAGTTCGATGGCACCTTCTTGATCATCTAGGTGATGCATCTCTCGCAACCTAGAGACCAGCTTTTTTATACTGGCGATATCGTTATGCTTAAACTTATAGCCTCTAGCTGGGCTCATCTGTATACCATCTCGTATACTAGCGTGTATATACTCATCGTAGAGTATAAGATCTCCGCGCTGTGGCACACTCTGAAAGAAGCCCACGTTTGCATCATACCCGCTATTAAAAACAAGTGCGCTCTCAGCTTTATGAAAATCTGCTAGCATCTCCTCCGTGCGAGCATATAGCTTGTGATTACCAGACAGCAATCTGCTCCCTGTGGCTCCATTTGCACTAAGCTGCTCTTCTTGCAATATAGCCTGAGCGCGTGCTGTAATTTTCTGGGCGATGCTACTATTACTAGAAAACCCTAAATAATCGTTTGACGAGAAGTCAACGAGATTTGCTGGAGGCGTGAGCACTCGTAGTGCTTGCGTAGCTTTTCGAGCATCTAGTTTTTTCTGTAATTTTTTTGGTAACATATGGTAAAGATACTTCACCAATGTGACATTTTGTAGGGATAGAAGTGCCGTTAGTTTCTTACTTTTAAAATCTAAACTTTCCTTTATGAGATTACTTCTTATTGCATTGCTCTTAAGCTCCTTTTGTATCGCTCAAACTAATGAGTATAGCATCTCCTTTGAGAATGCCGTACATCACGAGGCTAGCATTGCTATCACCTTCCCAGAACTTAAACAGAAGATCGTTACCGTACGTATGAGTAGATCATCACCGGGACGTTACGCCATACACGAGTTTGCAAAAAATGTATTTGACTTTAAGGCAACAAATAGTAAAGGAGAAATACTAGAGGCAACCAGACCAGATCCATACTCTTGGGAGATTAAAAATCACGATGGAGAAATAAACGTATCCTACACACTCTTTGCAAATAGGGCAGATGGTACGTACTCACAAATAGATGAGTCACACGCACACCTCAATATGCCTGCTACATTTATGTTTATGGAGGGAGAAGAGGATCGCCCTATCAAGATAGACTTTAATGTAAGGAAAGACTTAAACTGGAAAGTTGCTAGCCAACTCAAAAAAGTCTCACAAACAACATTTACAGCACCAGATTTACAATACTTTTTTGACAGCCCTACAGAGGTAAGTGATTACCAGTTGCGAGAGTTTATGGTAGACGGTAAAAACATACGCTTTGCATTGCATAGTGATGACAGTGCAGAAGATTTTGACGCCTACTGGAAAAAGGTAAAAGCCATTGTACTTGCACAAAAAGAAGTGTTTGGAGAGTTGCCTGCCTATGATTTTGGCGAGTACACCTTCCTTGCCTGTTATGCTCCTCACGTATCTGGTGATGGAATGGAACACCGCAACAGTACGATACTTACCGATAGAGAATCACTAGCAGCTGGTGGTATGGAAGGCAATATAGGAACGGTTTCTCACGAATTTTTTCACTCGTGGAATGTCGAGCGCATACGCCCAGCAGATCTCGAGCCCTTTGACTTTACCGCAGCAAATATGAGTGGCTCTCTATGGTTTGCCGAAGGTTTTACAAGTTACTACACTAACTTAATTCTTGCTCGCGCAGGCGTTATCACCAGTGAAGATTATGTAAAAGGACTCAACCGAACGTTCAACTATGTATGGAACTCACCTGCCCGCGATTATTTTAACCCGATTGAGATGAGTTACCAGGCACCTTTTGTAGATGCCGCGACCTCTGTAGATCCTGTAAATAGAAACAATACCTTTATCTCATACTACTCTTATGGAAGTGTGCTGGGTCTTGCGCTTGACCTCTCACTGCGCCAGCAAGGGCTTAATCTAGATGACTATTTTAAAGCGGTGTGGAATCAGTTTGGAAAAAAGGAGGTCTCATACAGTATTCGAGATCTTGAAAATGTGTTAGCTGGGTATGCGGGTGACGCTTTCGCGAAAGCGTTCTTCTCTCAATACATTTATGATAGTCAGATGCCAGATTATCAAAACCTACTATCAAATGCGGGACTTACAATAACACAAGACAAAAACAAGCCTTATCTAGGACTACGTGTAAACGCCTCTGAAAGCGGATTACGTATTGCTAGCCCAACTTCAAAAGGCTCGCCTGCTTATGCTGCAAAGCTTAATAAAGGAGATCTTATAACTGCAGTAGATGGAGAAGCGATAACGACTGTAGATGCCTACAATGAGCTAGTTAAAAAGCTCACTGTAGGCCAAACGATTGCAGTGACTTATAAACGTTTTGGTAGCGAGGCAACCACAAATCTAACAGTAAGCGCAGATCCTACCTACACCATCGCCACAGATAAAAATGCAGGTAAAAAAGCCCGTAAGCTCAAAAAATACTGGCTACAAGAAAAGTAAAGCCCATCTTTCAGGGTTATATCCCCAGTACTAAAAATAGTGCTGGGGATTTTTTATGTGTGATTTTTAAATAAAATTATTGTTTTTCAATAATTTTTATATATTTGTTATTGTAAAACGATAATAAAATGAAAACTATTTAAATAAATCTGATGAATAAACTTAAAATATTATTTGGCATAATTGCACTACTACTTTTTGGTTACACCATAGGAATTATACAGAGTATTATTCTATTAGATAATTATCAATTAATAGTAGATGCTAGAAAAAGTGAAATGATCTTTGGTGAATTTGATTACTTCATAGATAAGTTATTGATTATATCCATTTGTGCCGGCCTCATCATTTGCCTTAAGTGTATTTATGAAATTTTGAAGAAGGGTTTTTTTACAACTATTTCTAAAAAGCATATGAAATATGCAGGTTATATCTTTTTAATTGTTGGAACTATTTCTGCCATTCTTGACAGTATACGGTTCTTTGCTGGTAACCTGAGAGGAGTACTACTAAACAATATTTTAATAGGATTGCTAGTAGGACTACTTGGCTTCATAGTACTTATCATAGCAGATATGGCTCGAACGGGCTACCAACTCAAGTCTGAAAATGATTTAACAATATAATTTTCTATTATGAAAAACATAAAATTACTTCTGGGTGTAATTGTAGGTTTACTTATTTTAAATCTTGCTAAGGTCATCTTCAATATCACTTTTTATAACTCCTTAGATGATCTTCTCAATGCAGATGGTGAAGGTCATTTACTCATCATAACTTATGTAGCAACTATCATTGTGCTATGTGCAGCTCACTTACTTGTCGCTAAGGGACTGTGGTTTATGATACAATATGGATACTTTAATTTGAGAAGTATAAAGGTGCTCAATTTTGGAGCTGTAGCCTTTATCGCATACGGTATTATTTCGCTTTGCTGGAGATTATATCTAATGAGCTATTTTAACCAAACTGAAACTAACGAAGCGCCTCAAATGGTCATTAATGCCTTTGAGAATAGCTACACGATCATATTGGGGCTAGCCATCATAACAATCACTACGGTATTAAAGGATGCACACGTCCTCAAATCTGAAAACGATTTAACCATATAACCTATGCCTATAACGATAAATTTAGACAAGGTGCTTGCAGATCGTGAGATGAAGAGCAAAGAACTCGCAGAAATCATAGGCATCACCACAGCAAACCTTTCTATACTCAAATCTGGTAAGGCAAAGGCAGTGCGCTTCTCTACGCTTGAGGCTATCTGTAAGGCCTTAGATTGTCAACCTGGCGATATACTAGAGTATTCCACATAAAAAGCTCTTATAGCTATTTCCAAAACAATAAAAAAGCCCAAATTCTCATAAGAATTTGGGCTTTTAATAATGTATGTTAATGCGCTTTAATCTGCTAGCACAATCACTTTATTGTTGTTCATCTCTACAGTACCACTAGTAATTACAAGTGACCACTTACCGTCTGGTGTTTTGGTAAATTTACCCTCTTGGCCATCGGCTATAGTAGGATTTCCTTCAAATTTTACAGTACCTGCTACTAGTAAAGAAACAGTTGCTGCGTGATTATCTAACATTTGGTATTCACCATTAACACCTGGTACGGTAACCGATGATACTTCACCGCTTACTAGAGATGCCTCTGGAGTTACAATTTCTAAATGCATAGTTTATAATTTATAGTACGCTTTCGCGAAAGCGTAATTAAAAATCTCTTAAGCCTCTTGAAGCATTTTTTCTCCTGCTTCGATTGCCTCTTCGATAGTTCCTTTAAGGTTAAATGCTGCTTCTGGAAGGTGATCTAACTCTCCGTCCATAATCATATTAAATCCTTTGATAGTTTCTTTAATATCTACCAGTACTCCTGGGATACCTGTAAACTGCTCTGCTACGTGGAATGGCTGAGAAAGGAAACGTTGTACACGACGTGCACGTCCTACTGCCATTTTATCTTCTTCAGATAATTCTTCCATACCTAAGATGGCAATAATATCTTGAAGTTCTTTATAACGCTGTAAAAGCTCTTTTACGTTTTGTGCACACTCATAGTGCTCATTACCTAAGATATCTGCAGTAAGGATACGTGATGTAGAGTCTAGTGGATCTACCGCTGGGTAAATACCAAGCTCTGCAATCTTACGTGAAAGTACTGTAGTTGCATCAAGGTGAGCAAAGGTTGTTGCTGGTGCTGGATCGGTAAGGTCATCTGCAGGTACGTAAACCGCTTGTACAGATGTAATAGATCCTCTCTTTGTAGAAGTAATACGCTCTTGCATCGCACCCATCTCTGTTGCTAGTGTAGGCTGGTAACCTACGGCAGATGGCATACGTCCAAGAAGTGCAGATACTTCTGATCCTGCTTGAGTAAAACGGAAGATGTTATCTACGAAGAAAAGTACATCTTTTCCTTGTCCTTCTCCTGCTCCATCACGGAAGTACTCAGCTATAGTAAGTCCAGAAAGTGCAACACGTGCACGTGCTCCTGGTGGTTCGTTCATTTGTCCGAATACGAAAGTTGCTTTTGAGTCTCTCATCGCAGTTTTATCTACTTTAGAAAGATCCCATCCACCTTCTTCCATAGAGTGCATAAAGTCATCTCCGTATTTGATAATACCAGACTCAAGCATCTCTCTTAAAAGGTCATTTCCTTCACGTGTACGTTCTCCTACTCCTGCAAATACAGAAAGACCACCGTGACCTTTTGCAATATTGTTAATCAACTCCTGAATAAGTACTGTTTTACCTACTCCTGCTCCTCCAAATAATCCAATCTTACCTCCTTTTGCATAAGGCTCAATAAGGTCAATTACTTTAATACCTGTAAAAAGTACTTCTGTAGATGTTGATAGGTCTTCAAATTTTGGTGCGCTACGGTGTATAGGTAAACCTGCATCTCCAGTTTTAGGAAGATCATCCATACCATCAATAGCATCACCTATTACATTAAATAGACGACCATAAATATCTGCCCCAATAGGCATTTGTATAGCAGATCCTGTTGCAACAGCATCCACCCCACGGCTTAATCCGTCTGTAGAGTCCATTGAGATTGTACGTACTGTATTCTCTCCAATGTGTGACTGTACTTCAAGAACTAATTTTGTTCCGTTTGAGTTTGTAACTTCTAGTGAATCGTAAATTTTAGGTAACTCAGTTCCGCTCTCAAAAGCGACATCTACTACTGGGCCTATAATTTGTGCAACTTTACCTGTAACTTGTGACATTAGTCTCTATATTAATGTTTAGCAAAATAATAGCGAAAAACTTGTCGTTTTTCGTCGTGCAAAGATACTGTTTAATTTTTTATGCAAAAGTGTAAAGTGTAAGTTTTTGAAGTGCTTTTTTTAGTGATGATTACGCTTTCGCGAAAGCGCACTAAAAACTAGGGGTTACGGTTATTACCTGTGATAATTTCTATGACAAAAACTATTTCGCTCAGCCAAAATGTAGTGTATAAAAAAAGGATATTTTAAACTTGAGTTTAAAATATCCTTCTAAAAAATTCTAATTATTTACTACCTACTCTACCGTAACTGACTTTGCAAGGTTACGTGGCTGGTCTACGTTTTTATCAAGCATCAAAGCGATGTGATAAGACAGTAATTGCAGCGGTATGGTTGCAAGTATAGGTGTGAGTGGCTCAAGTGTTTCTGGTATTTCGATAATGTGATCTGCAAGGCGTTTTACCTCTGTATCACCTTCTGTAACAATACCTATTATTTTACCACTACGTGCTTTAATCTCTTCAATATTACTAACCACTTTCTCATAATGGCCTTTTCTCATAGCGATTACAAAAACTGGCATCATCTCATCAATAAGAGCGATAGGCCCGTGCTTCATCTCTGCAGCTGGGTATCCCTCTGCGTGTATGTATGAGATTTCCTTGAGCTTTAATGCTCCTTCTAGCGCTACTGGGAAGTTGTATCCACGACCTAGGTAAAGTGCATTAGGCGCATCTTTATATTGTGCTGCTACGAGCTCTGCTTGATCATTACACTTAAGAGCTTTCTCTACCTTCCCAGGTATTCTCTCTAGTTCTTGAAGGTAACTTCTAAACTCTGACTCTGCCATCTTACCTGTAGCTTGCGCTAGCCTAAGTGCGATAAGCGTAAGTATGGTAATCTGTGTTGTAAATGCCTTTGTAGATGCAACCCCAATTTCTGGACCTGCGTGTGTATAGGCCCCAGCATCTGTAATTCTAGATATAGATGAACCTACTACGTTACAAATTCCAAATACAAATGCTCCTTGTTTTTTGGCAAGTTTAATAGCCGCCATTGTATCTGCTGTTTCACCACTTTGTGAGATAGCAATTACCACATCATCTTTAAAGACAACCGGGTTACGATATCTAAACTCTGAAGCATACTCAACCTCTACAGGAACGCGAGCAAATTCTTCAAAAATATACTCCGCCACAAGACCTGCGTGCCAAGAAGTACCACAGGCAATAATGATAATACGACGAGCGTTTTTAAACTTCTCGATATTATCATCAATACCTGCCATTTTAATTATACCTTCTTTTACAAGCATACGCCCACGGAAGGTATCTTTAATAGCTTGAGGCTGCTCATAAATTTCCTTAAGCATAAAGTGATCATAACCACCTTTTTCTATTTGCTCAAGATTAAGCTGAAGCTCCTCTATATACGGATCAACTAAAGAATCATCTTTAATCTTACGTACTTTTAATTTTTTATGATTGCGTATTACCGCCATCTCACCATCTTTAAGATAGATGGTTTTCTTTGTATACTCGATAAAAGGAGTCGCATCTGATGCAATAAAAAACTCATCTTCTCCCACACCAATCGCAAGCGGACTTCCTAATCTTGCCACAACAATCTCGTCTGGCTTCGTCTTATCAAAAACTGCAATTGCATAGGCACCTATAGTTTGATTAAGTGCTATTTGCACAGCCTTACCAAGCTTTACACCTTCGTTTTTCTTGACATCCTCTATTAAGTTAACAAGAACTTCTGTATCAGTATCAGACTCAAAAGTATAGCCACGCTTAATAAGCTCTTGACGTAGTGGGTCGTAATTTTCAATAATACCATTATGGATTATTACTAAATCTCCAGAATTTGAAAAGTGAGGGTGGGAGTTAACATCGTTAGGCACTCCGTGAGTGGCCCATCTTGTATGACCTATTCCTATACCACCAGTTGTAGTAATATCTGCTTCGAGCTTAGCTCGTAAGTCTGCAACTTTCCCTTTTGTTTTAGAAAACTTCACATCCGTTCCGTCATATAATGCTATACCTGCACTATCATAACCCCTGTACTCAAGCCTTTCTAAACCTTGAACAACTACAGGATAAGCTTCTCTATGACCTATGTAACCTACAATTCCGCACATATGTGATTTTATTTTTTAAAGTCCTAATGCTATACCACAAGGGCTAGTAGGATCAATTTCTTCTGTTATTGTGTAATACAATCTCAATTTTAATTTCTTTTCTTCATCAGAACTTGCACTTCCATGTAATATAGTCCCCTCCGGTGAAATCACTCCAGAGAATGGAACTCGCTGTCCATCTTGGACACCTCCCGTACCACCGATAAGCGCAGTGTTATCAATTGTTACATTTTGTGAGACAGATAAAGCTAATCTTACATTTGTGGAGTCATTCTTAATAATATTGTTGATGTGTTGTGTAAGTCGTATTCTATAACTAACACCGTTACTTGAAAGATCACCATCAACCTCTCTAGAAAGCCTACCTAAGTGGTTTGTTCTAGTATTTACAGCTCCACCCTCTCCTGTTGAGTTATCTATAAGAGCATCTAGCAACGTAGCATTATTATCATAGTCATAAATAAATAATCGCTCAGGCTCTAGCTCGCCACTACTTCCAGCATTTAATTCATCTTGCTGAACGTAAAATTGCAAATTGGCTTCATTTACAATAATATTACACGCTCTTAAAGCCTCTAACTGATCTGCAACACCGTTATCGTCCTCATCTGCACCAAATAAATCAATTAAGGCAATACTACCATCCCCACCTTTTACATATAAATTTTCTTCACCGTCAACAATGTTTTGAGACTCATTAAAACTCGTAGACCCTATAGGGCTCTGACTAAAATCATTTTCATATGCGATTGCACGTACACCAGAAGATCTTAAGGATATATTTCCCGTTCCGGTTGATACTACTTCTCCAGAATCATCTATAGTAGAGTCCTCATTAGTAAAAGAATAATATATAGTTACATTTAAGTTTGCCACATCAAATAGGATAGCACTTCCCTTATCATCAATAGCTTCTGCTTTTAAATATAAACCTCTAAAATAATCGTTAACCGTATTTTGATTTAACAAAGTACCTTGACCTTCTTGGTCTATGATTGCTTGTTTCCAATAATCTAAGACAGCCGCATCGTCAGCATTTCCACTTGTGTATGAAAGTCTAATTCTTGGACTCAATCTATCTATCTCATTAGTTCCATCTGGATCACCAGCATCGTCAAGATTTGGCGTAGTTAATACGATTTCGCTATCATCTAGAACAAAACCTTCTGCTTGCGTTCCATTAGGCAGCGAATCACGCACTTCAAATAGCAAATCTCCTTCTACTCCTTGAAATTCAGAAACCTCATTAGAATAATAAATTGCTGAGCTTTCGAAATCTTCGGCTGGATCTAAACTATTTAAAAAGAAATTTGATCTGTAAACAGACAATTTCATTTGACCTGGAGTGTTCCCAAAAATAGAGTCTAATGAATACGTAGAATTTCCATCTGTATCGGTTTCTTCTAATGTAGAATAATATGGAAGTGAGAAAACAACAGAATCAATTTCAGTATCATCACCAAAATCTGGATCATTACTAGACAGAGAAACCTGTGTTAGTAATGAACTCGTTGTCGATCCATAAGTAGGGTCTTTATAAAAACCAATAACTCCCACTGATGTACCACTAGTTTGCACCCCATTAAAACCTGAAGCATCAGCATAATTACGACTGTAAGCTGCAATTTTTAAATCTTGAGCAAGCTCTGTATCAAAATTAACCTCTCCTACAATACTTGTTCCAATAGAACCAAAATCGTCCTCACAGGAAATAATCAACAGCGCAAGCCCCATAACCATGGCTGCTTGCTTAAGCATTTTATTCAATCTCATAATTAGTCTATTCTTCTAAAACTTGAGTAGTGTAAAAATCTTCGTAAGCCTGAGGGAACTCCTCTTTCTTCTTATACGGCAAAACAGGAATTTTGGTCGTATTAAGAATTTTCATCAAGTCCTCATTTAATTCTTGAGAACCTACTATTGCAGCATCACTATTCTTGATAGTAACTTTCATAAGGTTTTCGTAAGTAGGATTTTCTAACTCTTGTATAGACTCTGGATCAATACCATCAAAAGCTACTTTATTAAGAAGCTCTTCATTTAAAGCTCCTTCAAAACCTTGGTTGTAAATAGAAGTTACAATTTTACTTTGCGCAAATAAAGGCTCACTCGCATAGTAATGCTTTAAGTATAGAGGCAATAGAGATGCTAGCCACCCTTGTACATGTATAATATCTGGAGCCCAGTTTAATTTCTTTACCGTCTCCACAACTCCTTTTGCAAAGAAAATGGCGCGCTCATCATTATCAGGGAAAAGATTTCCCTCTTCATCTGTAAAAGTCGCTTTACGCTTAAAATACTCTTCGTTATCTATAAAGTACACTTGAATACGCTCCTTCGGTATTGAGGCGACCTTAATTATAAGAGGCATATCAAAATCATTGATAACCAAGTTCATTCCAGATAATCTAATTACTTCGTGTAGTTGATGTCTACGCTCATTAATATTACCATAACGTGGCATAAAAATGCGTATTTGCCCACCCTTGGAATTAACCATTTGAGGGGCTTCAAACGACATAGAGGCAATCTCGGTCTCTGGGAGGTATGGAATCACTTCAGATGACACGTACAATATCCTCTTATCTTTCATATATGTAAAAATTAGGTTGTTAATCTATTCAAAAAACACGCAAAAGTACAAATTTTTACGCACTTAGTCTTAATATTAGTAAGTTTGCATCCCGTTAAAATTTTAATAAATTGCAAGCAATAACAGCTCATAAACAGATTTCTAAGATCGTCCATCAAGCAAAAAGCAATGGCAAATCCGTAGGTTTTGTCCCTACAATGGGCGCCCTACATCATGGACATGCATCACTTATTGATTATGCACTCAAAGATTGTGCCCTAATTGTAGTAAGCATTTTTGTTAATCCTACACAATTCAATAACGCCTCAGATTTAGACAAGTATCCTCGCACTCTCGATAAAGATCTAGACTTTCTAGCCCATTATGGAGATAAAGTGGTGGTCTATGCACCAACAGCTACAGAGGTTTACGGTAATGAAGTCTCCTCTACCCCTTATAATTTTGGAGCCATAGAAAAGGTTATGGAGGGAGAGCACAGGCCAGGACATTTTGATGGTGTAGGCACTGTTTTAAACCTGCTTTTTAGACAAATAAATCCGGACAAAGCA
This window harbors:
- a CDS encoding DUF2975 domain-containing protein, which encodes MKNIKLLLGVIVGLLILNLAKVIFNITFYNSLDDLLNADGEGHLLIITYVATIIVLCAAHLLVAKGLWFMIQYGYFNLRSIKVLNFGAVAFIAYGIISLCWRLYLMSYFNQTETNEAPQMVINAFENSYTIILGLAIITITTVLKDAHVLKSENDLTI
- a CDS encoding DUF2975 domain-containing protein, yielding MNKLKILFGIIALLLFGYTIGIIQSIILLDNYQLIVDARKSEMIFGEFDYFIDKLLIISICAGLIICLKCIYEILKKGFFTTISKKHMKYAGYIFLIVGTISAILDSIRFFAGNLRGVLLNNILIGLLVGLLGFIVLIIADMARTGYQLKSENDLTI
- a CDS encoding helix-turn-helix transcriptional regulator, which translates into the protein MPITINLDKVLADREMKSKELAEIIGITTANLSILKSGKAKAVRFSTLEAICKALDCQPGDILEYST
- the atpD gene encoding F0F1 ATP synthase subunit beta, which produces MSQVTGKVAQIIGPVVDVAFESGTELPKIYDSLEVTNSNGTKLVLEVQSHIGENTVRTISMDSTDGLSRGVDAVATGSAIQMPIGADIYGRLFNVIGDAIDGMDDLPKTGDAGLPIHRSAPKFEDLSTSTEVLFTGIKVIDLIEPYAKGGKIGLFGGAGVGKTVLIQELINNIAKGHGGLSVFAGVGERTREGNDLLREMLESGIIKYGDDFMHSMEEGGWDLSKVDKTAMRDSKATFVFGQMNEPPGARARVALSGLTIAEYFRDGAGEGQGKDVLFFVDNIFRFTQAGSEVSALLGRMPSAVGYQPTLATEMGAMQERITSTKRGSITSVQAVYVPADDLTDPAPATTFAHLDATTVLSRKIAELGIYPAVDPLDSTSRILTADILGNEHYECAQNVKELLQRYKELQDIIAILGMEELSEEDKMAVGRARRVQRFLSQPFHVAEQFTGIPGVLVDIKETIKGFNMIMDGELDHLPEAAFNLKGTIEEAIEAGEKMLQEA
- a CDS encoding F0F1 ATP synthase subunit epsilon, with product MHLEIVTPEASLVSGEVSSVTVPGVNGEYQMLDNHAATVSLLVAGTVKFEGNPTIADGQEGKFTKTPDGKWSLVITSGTVEMNNNKVIVLAD
- the bioD gene encoding dethiobiotin synthase, producing MKDKQATYFITGISTDVGKTVAAAIVTEALQADYWKPVQAGDLDNSDTHKVKRLVKNEISQYHDNSFALQTPMSPHAAAAIDNVAVTVDKIKRPETTNSLVIEGAGGLLVPINETETIADVIRPTDKVIVVSRHYLGSINHTLMTIELLKARNLEIGGIIFSGDEHPTTEAIIKKMSGASVIGRIDEEPYFDENVIAEYAERFRESVISL
- a CDS encoding aminotransferase class I/II-fold pyridoxal phosphate-dependent enzyme → MLPKKLQKKLDARKATQALRVLTPPANLVDFSSNDYLGFSSNSSIAQKITARAQAILQEEQLSANGATGSRLLSGNHKLYARTEEMLADFHKAESALVFNSGYDANVGFFQSVPQRGDLILYDEYIHASIRDGIQMSPARGYKFKHNDIASIKKLVSRLREMHHLDDQEGAIELYLVTESVFSMDGDTPDLLAIADICMKNGIHLIIDEAHATAVLGPQGAGLVQELHLEDKVFARIITFGKGMGAHGAAILGSEALRSYLVNFARSFIYTTGLPPHSLAIILSAYEQLLEPTNEDAPEVVNLRKLINHFKAEVQRLALGKLFIDSDSAIHCGVIRGNDAVKTLSRKLKENNFNVKPILSPTVPQGQERLRICLHAYNSKDEVTELLELIKSQL
- the glmS gene encoding glutamine--fructose-6-phosphate transaminase (isomerizing) produces the protein MCGIVGYIGHREAYPVVVQGLERLEYRGYDSAGIALYDGTDVKFSKTKGKVADLRAKLEADITTTGGIGIGHTRWATHGVPNDVNSHPHFSNSGDLVIIHNGIIENYDPLRQELIKRGYTFESDTDTEVLVNLIEDVKKNEGVKLGKAVQIALNQTIGAYAIAVFDKTKPDEIVVARLGSPLAIGVGEDEFFIASDATPFIEYTKKTIYLKDGEMAVIRNHKKLKVRKIKDDSLVDPYIEELQLNLEQIEKGGYDHFMLKEIYEQPQAIKDTFRGRMLVKEGIIKMAGIDDNIEKFKNARRIIIIACGTSWHAGLVAEYIFEEFARVPVEVEYASEFRYRNPVVFKDDVVIAISQSGETADTMAAIKLAKKQGAFVFGICNVVGSSISRITDAGAYTHAGPEIGVASTKAFTTQITILTLIALRLAQATGKMAESEFRSYLQELERIPGKVEKALKCNDQAELVAAQYKDAPNALYLGRGYNFPVALEGALKLKEISYIHAEGYPAAEMKHGPIALIDEMMPVFVIAMRKGHYEKVVSNIEEIKARSGKIIGIVTEGDTEVKRLADHIIEIPETLEPLTPILATIPLQLLSYHIALMLDKNVDQPRNLAKSVTVE
- a CDS encoding PDZ domain-containing protein; this encodes MRLLLIALLLSSFCIAQTNEYSISFENAVHHEASIAITFPELKQKIVTVRMSRSSPGRYAIHEFAKNVFDFKATNSKGEILEATRPDPYSWEIKNHDGEINVSYTLFANRADGTYSQIDESHAHLNMPATFMFMEGEEDRPIKIDFNVRKDLNWKVASQLKKVSQTTFTAPDLQYFFDSPTEVSDYQLREFMVDGKNIRFALHSDDSAEDFDAYWKKVKAIVLAQKEVFGELPAYDFGEYTFLACYAPHVSGDGMEHRNSTILTDRESLAAGGMEGNIGTVSHEFFHSWNVERIRPADLEPFDFTAANMSGSLWFAEGFTSYYTNLILARAGVITSEDYVKGLNRTFNYVWNSPARDYFNPIEMSYQAPFVDAATSVDPVNRNNTFISYYSYGSVLGLALDLSLRQQGLNLDDYFKAVWNQFGKKEVSYSIRDLENVLAGYAGDAFAKAFFSQYIYDSQMPDYQNLLSNAGLTITQDKNKPYLGLRVNASESGLRIASPTSKGSPAYAAKLNKGDLITAVDGEAITTVDAYNELVKKLTVGQTIAVTYKRFGSEATTNLTVSADPTYTIATDKNAGKKARKLKKYWLQEK